From Plasmodium malariae genome assembly, contig: PmUG01_00_14, whole genome shotgun sequence, a single genomic window includes:
- the PmUG01_00031700 gene encoding Plasmodium exported protein, unknown function translates to MIIFFIRAFIFSCLIWIFKYSNESNICDKTGNKELNINNILNIKYSRLLSSEIRASLEDKHKYLKEKIYDLKGKSTASFEKKPYALKQYNFFQEEDNESIYDYTYQEELNYFIPRKKPQKHGASNVKNNLKEKSSTLKHYNNIQNNKNLHKSSKKLYSENDSSSDLINSSNKRNCNIIKDKINAIINIQEKHPVKHAIWYALFMLILILFLPLIYCLILLCSIRECLK, encoded by the exons atgatcatcttttttattagagcctttattttttcctgtttAATATGGATATTCAAATATTCTAACGAG TCAAATATCTGCGATAAAACTGGGAACAAGGAATTGAacataaataacatattaaatattaaatatagcaGATTGTTAAGCAGTGAAATAAGAGCATCGCTGGaagataaacataaatatttaaaagaaaaaatatatgatttaaaaggaaaaagtactgcatcatttgaaaaaaaaccATATGCATTAAAgcaatataacttttttcaaGAAGAAGATAATGAATCAATATACGATTATACGTATCAAGAAGaattgaattattttattccaCGTAAAAAACCTCAAAAACATGGAGCTTCTAacgttaaaaataatttaaaagaaaaatcttctacattaaaacattataataatattcagAACAATAAAAACCTACACAAATCTTCAAAAAAGTTATACTCAGAGAATGATTCATCTTCAGACCTTATCAACTCAAGTAATAAACgtaattgtaatattattaaagataaaattaatgctATTATAAACATTCAGGAAAAACATCCAGTAAAACATGCAATTTGGTATGCCCTTTTTATGCTTATATTAATACTGTTTTTGCCGTTAATTTATTGTTTAATTCTTCTTTGTAGTATCCGAGAATGcctaaaataa
- the PmUG01_00031600 gene encoding PIR protein, with protein sequence MEIEDSDYDKILKESSPYNIYKELEDEVKDVTDGQHCTEFEGITSTHKEKYVILYKKVSKLLDFVFKKETSENYKDYCLHYRYWVYNELRKLVKDDKQSNDITEIIKKFMKLQATIFSNHQKYGCSLGFVTKDLAELNYKTEEKYLYDYFKNYNTIKCSETCTKVNNGKYKKYLQSIDKIYKNLKEDCCIPWDWDCSNYFLSCKDEFDPRRLLSALGSNDNESCEGLKSIKAIFKDEKLNPETFSSDFLKSLNYGACYSPKDGTFTSGDAVHPFCNLYTAPVQLSSSVTIVRSNEPQGNGAGSPADNSYTVRGEDQEQEKQAQSVPPKEVTDETNENEGGSGSYGEHKKKASPDEDTHVTFRWKLDTSGQLKCPTTSTKKAELGICDYMEELIEGGFATKTKSGMYRLNIKTKWTTDDLRTYRERIRSRRSTHELNTDYFNILNNIFIRISTGVALVMGIIFIFYLFFKFTPFGSRLRRHKKRKQRYRFDFTDLSTRKRPRRFLKRTYRHSDRRRFNVVNIEDELHSSNDLRNIN encoded by the exons ATGGAAATTGAAGATTCAGATTAT gataaaattttaaaagagtCGTCtccatataatatatataaagaattgGAAGATGAAGTTAAAGATGTGACTGATGGCCAACATTGTACTGAATTTGAGGGAATAACTTCTACtcacaaagaaaaatatgttatactttataaaaaagtatcaaAACTTTTagattttgtatttaaaaaggaaacatCAGAAAACTATAAAGACTATTGCTTACATTACAGATATTGGgtatataatgaattaagGAAATTGGTTAAAGACGATAAACAGAGTAATGATATCAcagaaattattaaaaaatttatgaaattaCAAGCTACTATTTTCTCTAATCACCAAAAGTATGGTTGTTCTTTAGGCTTTGTTACAAAGGATTTAGCAGAATTGAATTATAAaacagaagaaaaatatttgtatgattattttaaaaattataacactATTAAATGTAGTGAGACATGTACTAAAGTTAACAatggtaaatataaaaaatacctTCAATCgatagataaaatatataaaaatttaaaggaaGACTGTTGTATACCATGGGATTGGGATtgttcaaattattttttgagtTGTAAAGATGAGTTTGATCCGAGAAGACTCTTATCTGCATTGGGGTCTAATGATAACGAAAGTTGTGAGGGACTAAAAAGTATTAAAGCTATATTCaaagatgaaaaattaaatccTGAGACGTTCAGTTCAGATTTTTTGAAATCACTTAATTATGGTGCATGTTATAGTCCCAAAGATGGTACATTCACATCAGGAGATGCAGTACATccattttgtaatttatacaCAGCACCTGTACAGTTATCTAGTAGTGTTACTATAGTTAGAAGTAATGAACCTCAAGGAAATGGTGCTGGATCCCCTGCAGATAATTCGTATACAGTGAGGGGGGAAGATCAAGAACAAGAAAAACAAGCCCAAAGTGTTCCACCAAAGGAAGTTACAGATGAAACAAACGAAAATGAAGGGGGTTCAGGTAGTTACGgggaacataaaaaaaaggcatcTCCTGATGAAGATACACATGTTACATTTAGATGGAAATTGGATACAAGCGGACAATTAAAATGTCCAACTACAAGTACAAAGAAAGCTGAATTAGGAATTTGTGATTATATGGAGGAATTGATTGAAGGTGGTTTTGCTACAAAAACAAAATCTGGGATGTATAGATTGAATATTAAAACGAAATGGACCACTGATGATTTAAGAACGTATCGTGAAAGAATAAGGAGTAGAAGATCAACTCATGAATTAAATACagattattttaatatattaaacaacATTTTTATTCGTATTTCCACTGGAGTTGCTCTAGTAATGggaatcatttttatattttacctcttttttaaa tttaCTCCCTTCGGATCACGTTTACGTagacataaaaaaaggaaacaaaGGTATAGGTTTGATTTTACCGATTTAAGTACACGCAAACGACCAAGGCGCTTCTTAAAACGTACTTATAGACATTCTGACAGGAGGAGATTTAACGTAGTAAATATAGAAGATGAGCTTCATTCATCAAATGATTTACGGAATATCAACTGA